GGCAATCGCCGTCATCGCACGAAAGTTGTCTTCGATCATCGCCGGTGTCGAAGGGCCAGTGTTTCCGGCGATATCATTCGTTCCTGCAAGGATGACGACCGCTGCCGGGTGCAGATGAATGACGTCCTGCTCGAAGCGCACCAGCATCTGCGGCGTGGTCTGGCCGCTGATGCCGCGATTCACATAAGGCTTTCCAGGGAAGAAGGTTCCCGTGTCCTCGATGCGTCCCCAGCCGTCGGTAATCGAGTCGCCATAGAAGACGACGCGCTGTTCCCCAGGCGCGGGAGGTGCAAGGGCGGCATTGTCCGCCCGATAACGCGCCAACTGCGGCCAGTCGGAAGAGTTCGCCGGAGTCTGCGCAAACAGTTGTCCAACCATCAGGCCCAAGCCGACTCCCACAGCGATCTTACAAACGATCCGCATGAATACTCCTTGGTTTGAATAGAGGTTCGAGATATTTTGAGACTCACGCCGTAGCTTCAATGGGTTTGGTTAACTCCGCGCGAACCGGTGCTTCCCGTCCACCCTCGCTCAGCCAGAACGAAAGCCCAACCAGTAGAAATCCGCAGACGGAGAACTTGAGAGCTACCGGAGCACCCGAAGGAGAAAGGAATGCCTCGAGGATGCCGGCTATGGTGAGCATGGGAACCGTACCTGCGAGCAGGCGGATGGCCTCACCACCGGCCAGTGCCAGCGCATCCTTGCGCCGCAGCATTCCTGGAAACAGAAGGCCCGTCGCTAGCCTTAGCCCTGCTCCGCCAGCGATGAAGATGCTCGGCAGTTCCAGCGCGCCGTGCGCCGCGACGAAGCTCCAGATGTTCAGCGCCATATGGTGCTGACCGCAGGCTGTGCTGATGACACCCATCGATAGGCCGTTCTGAAAGAGCAGCCAGACCGTTCCCAGTCCCGCGAAGATGCCTGCCGCAAAGGTGGTGAAGCAGACGGAGATGTTATTGGTCATGATGGCGCTCGAGGCCTGCGGCTTGGCCGACAGAATTGAGTCCGTCCACATCTTGTGGTGCTCGATAGTGTCCACCATCTGCGGCCCGAGCATGGCGTGCATGAAGTTCGGCCGGACGACAGTGAGGATCGCTCCCAGCACGCCGCCCGCAAGGAAGATCAACAGTGCCACCGCCGTATAGGGCAAGAGCCGCCGAAAGAGCCGGGGATAATCGACCGCGAAGAACAGCCAGATCGCGCGGCCATTCAACCTTCGTCCGGAGTAGACAAAATTATGTGCCCGGCTCACCAGCTTGTTAAGGTACGCTTCGAGTGTGCGGGAGGCGTCGTCGGCGCGGGCAGCGGAGAGATCGGCCGCGGCCTGGCGGTAGAGCAGACCGAGGTCGCGTAGTTCGTCCCCGGACAGCATCTTCAGGCCGCCCGATTCGACCTGCTGCAGCAGCAGTTCCAGGCGGCTCCAGTTTTCCTTGCGCAGCGCAATCCAGCGGTTCGAGATCATAGGGGATGGACGTTTCGCGATGAGCCAATACGGCAGCTTTACCGATCAGCTTAACATCGAAACGCCGGAGCAGGTGGAGCTTCGGTTTCCTGTGGCCGGAATCGGCAGCCGCTTCCTCGCGATCCTGATCGACTCGATCATCCAATTTGTCGCGGTGATGGTTCTGTTCCTTTTGTTCTTTGTCGTCGTTACGGTCGCGACCAACGGCGGCCAGACGGCGGCACCGCAAGCGTCGAACGTGAACCCCGAGACCGCAGCCAAATGGTTCATCGCTGCCGTCATCCTCTTTTACTTTCTCCTGTATTGGGGCTACTTCTCGCTCTTCGAGGCTTTCTGGAATGGACAGACTCCGGGGAAGAAGCTGTTCAAGATCCGGGTCATCAAAGACACCGGCAGGCAGGTCACGCTCTTCGAGGCCCTCGCGCGGAACCTTCTCCGCGTCGTGGACTCTCAGCCGTTTTATCTTATTGGCGTGATCACGATGCTCTGCAACAAGCAGCAGAAGCGACTGGGGGACTTCGTCGCGGGTACGCTTGTCGTTCATGATCGCCTGGAGGACCAGCCGCTCCTTGCCCACAACAGCCGGACATTCACCGCGGCGCTTTACGCTCCTGCGCCGTTCCAGGAATTCCCGCAGCCCGAGCGTTCGGGCCAGATACCGCTTCCCGCCGATGCGGTTGCGCGCCTGCAGGTACAGGACCTCAACGTGATCGATGCCTTCCTCGCTCGCTCGCTTGATCTGGAGATCGCAACGCGCGAAGAGATGGCGGCAAAGATCGCGACCCGCATCGCGGCCAAGATGCAGATATCGATCCCCGCAGGCACAAATCCGGAACGTTTCCTCGAAGCGGTCGCCTTCGATATGCGAGCCGCTGCGCGAAGGTAGCCTCCCGAGCTCACTTGGCGAAGTGTTTCGCACAAGCGATGGAAGGATCGCGTCACGTCTGATCCCGATGGTTCAAGAACTCAACTTCCTGTGTAGCGTGTTGAAACTTGCTGCTCACGGAATGGACTTCCCTGGCCGATCTTACATAGAGATCAGTTTGTAGTGGGAGGGCGAGGAAATTTCAGTCCGATTAGCACATTTCAGCTACCCCAACGGTACGCCATGGACTGCCTAACCATAAGCCGACCAATGCCAGCTCGGCTATAGCTGAAAGGGTCTCGCTAGATCAGGCCGCCATAAACTTCGCAGCGCACCCTACAACAATTCCGAGAACCAAGGGTGGTACCAACAAATGTTGTAGAAGCCTATGTACGAAAACATACAGACGTAACTGGCTAGAAGGCATAGCGTGACGAACTAGGAAGCAAATGCAGAAGTCTCTATCTATAACGCGGAGTAAAGAGACATGATAGAACCCAGTAAGCCCACCCAGGTCGTCAACAGAGTCGTCCTCGGGACAGCATAGTGAGCAAAGCAGCGAAAAGTCCGGAGGTGAGCAGGTCACGCTGTCTGATGTGGATCGTCCTGTCGATGCTGGTTCCCATGGCGTCCTCTACAGCGCAAACGCAAGCACAAAGTACTCTTGCACAGGCATCCGAGACCTCGCCCCCGCTAAGTAGCGCCGGCCAGGTTCGCGCACTTGCAAGCGGCCACAAAGCGATTGGCGGGCGCGTTCACATCGTCGGCATCGTGACGGCGGTATCGGGATACCCCCGGTCGTTCTTCATTCAGGACTCCACCGCCGGGATCGATGTGGAGCAAAGTGACACTGAAGTACACGTAGGCGACAGGGTCGATCTCTCTGGATTCACTGGACCTGGCCACTTTGCTCCCATCGTTGTCGCAACCCGCGTTAAGGTGCTGGGAACCGGTCCGCTGCCGCCTGCCCGTCGCGTGGTTCATGCGGATCTCATGGGCGGCGAACAGGATAGCCAGAGGATTGAGGTCGAAGGAGTCGTCCGGGTCGTAAGCAGTCTGACCGTATACGGCAGGCCCGAACTTGTGCTCATCCTCGACATTGGCGGCGGCACGGTACGTGTTCTGCTCCTGGACAATGGAAAGGGTCTTTCCGGGAACCTGGTCGACGCAACCGTTCGGCTACAGGGCGTATGCATCAGCGACTTCAATGAGAGACGTCAGTTCGTCGGAGCCGGACTCCTCGTGCCGTCCTCGAACGACCTCAAGATTCTCCAACCAGCCGTGGCTGATCCTTTCTCGCTCCCGCTATCTTCCATCCGCAGTGTCCTCCAGTTCGGCAGGACCCGTCACAGAGTCAGGATCTCCGGCGTCGTCACCTATCAGGACTCTGGACACTTTCTCTATCTTCAGGAAGCTGGCGACGGTATTCGCGTTCAGACCTCTTCAACCCTCAAGATCATCCCCGGCCAGCGGGTGGAAGCGGTCGGTTTCCCGCTCATGGGAGACTACTCGCCTGTGCTCTCGGATGGGTACATCCGGGTCATTGGCGGCCAGCAACCAGTCACACCCGCCGCCATCGACGCTTCAAAGGTACTCGACCGTCCCGGTGAGTTTACTCACGTCGAGTTCGACCAGCAGCTCGTTCAACTGCAGGGAAAGGTCATCGAGAGCCGAATGCAGGTGGGCCAGCGAATCTGGACGATGGTCTCGAACGGCAGTGTCTTCGATGTACTCCTGCCCCGGACTCCCGGTCGTGCGGATTCAAAAGAAGATCTTCGTATCGGAAGCGTTCTTCTGGTGACGGGAATCTGCGCTGTCAACGTCGGATTCGACCGCAACCCAACCTCCTTCAGCATCCTTTTGCGATCACCGCGGGATATCGTGGTTCTCAAAACTGGCTCATGGTGGACTGCCGGCCACCTGCTTGTTCTCAGTGCC
This Granulicella aggregans DNA region includes the following protein-coding sequences:
- a CDS encoding SGNH/GDSL hydrolase family protein, whose translation is MRIVCKIAVGVGLGLMVGQLFAQTPANSSDWPQLARYRADNAALAPPAPGEQRVVFYGDSITDGWGRIEDTGTFFPGKPYVNRGISGQTTPQMLVRFEQDVIHLHPAAVVILAGTNDIAGNTGPSTPAMIEDNFRAMTAIARQNGIKVVLASITPAFSYPWKPGIAPAATIREVNGWLRDFCAVQKLVYLDYYSAMADEKGAMKPGLAKDGVHPTAAGYAIMGPLAEAAIKQAFAN
- a CDS encoding stage II sporulation protein M, which codes for MISNRWIALRKENWSRLELLLQQVESGGLKMLSGDELRDLGLLYRQAAADLSAARADDASRTLEAYLNKLVSRAHNFVYSGRRLNGRAIWLFFAVDYPRLFRRLLPYTAVALLIFLAGGVLGAILTVVRPNFMHAMLGPQMVDTIEHHKMWTDSILSAKPQASSAIMTNNISVCFTTFAAGIFAGLGTVWLLFQNGLSMGVISTACGQHHMALNIWSFVAAHGALELPSIFIAGGAGLRLATGLLFPGMLRRKDALALAGGEAIRLLAGTVPMLTIAGILEAFLSPSGAPVALKFSVCGFLLVGLSFWLSEGGREAPVRAELTKPIEATA
- a CDS encoding RDD family protein: MSQYGSFTDQLNIETPEQVELRFPVAGIGSRFLAILIDSIIQFVAVMVLFLLFFVVVTVATNGGQTAAPQASNVNPETAAKWFIAAVILFYFLLYWGYFSLFEAFWNGQTPGKKLFKIRVIKDTGRQVTLFEALARNLLRVVDSQPFYLIGVITMLCNKQQKRLGDFVAGTLVVHDRLEDQPLLAHNSRTFTAALYAPAPFQEFPQPERSGQIPLPADAVARLQVQDLNVIDAFLARSLDLEIATREEMAAKIATRIAAKMQISIPAGTNPERFLEAVAFDMRAAARR
- a CDS encoding diguanylate cyclase, with protein sequence MWIVLSMLVPMASSTAQTQAQSTLAQASETSPPLSSAGQVRALASGHKAIGGRVHIVGIVTAVSGYPRSFFIQDSTAGIDVEQSDTEVHVGDRVDLSGFTGPGHFAPIVVATRVKVLGTGPLPPARRVVHADLMGGEQDSQRIEVEGVVRVVSSLTVYGRPELVLILDIGGGTVRVLLLDNGKGLSGNLVDATVRLQGVCISDFNERRQFVGAGLLVPSSNDLKILQPAVADPFSLPLSSIRSVLQFGRTRHRVRISGVVTYQDSGHFLYLQEAGDGIRVQTSSTLKIIPGQRVEAVGFPLMGDYSPVLSDGYIRVIGGQQPVTPAAIDASKVLDRPGEFTHVEFDQQLVQLQGKVIESRMQVGQRIWTMVSNGSVFDVLLPRTPGRADSKEDLRIGSVLLVTGICAVNVGFDRNPTSFSILLRSPRDIVVLKTGSWWTAGHLLVLSAALFSAIVLAAIWVSMLRVRVRQQTRIIVESEQKFRFLATHDGLTQLLNRNTVIAELAAIVEAAKDRSADFGVLIVDLDHFKSINDTYGHPAGDVVLRECAGRLAASIRKSDVIGRYGGEEFLIVLSGLKGTTSSEACERVLRAVSESPILLADREITVTCSIGVAIWSGGPVTPEHLIADADQALYRAKARGRNRVEYGAEDPSHVSLELSA